The Clostridium sporogenes region TTCCATTTCAACTAATTCTATTAGTTCTGGATCATCTACTTGGTCAGCTTTATTTAAGAATACTACTATATATTGTACTCCAACTCTTGATGCTAGTAGTATATGTTCTCTTGTTTGTGGCATTGGACCGTCTGCTGCTGATACAACTAAGATCGCTCCATCCATTTGTGCTGCTCCTGTTATCATGTTCTTTACATAGTCCGCGTGTCCTGGGCAGTCTACGTGTGCGTAGTGTCTGTTTGCTGTTTCATACTCTACGTGTGATGTATTTATTGTGATTCCTCTTTCTTTTTCTTCTGGAGCTTTATCTATTTCGTCATACTTTGTTGCTGAAGCTCCTCCCTTTTGTGCTAATACTGTTGTAATAGCTGCTGTTAATGTTGTCTTACCGTGGTCTACGTGACCTATTGTTCCTATGTTTACATGAGGCTTGCTTCTTTCAAATTTTGCTTTTGCCATTTTTATTTCCTCCTTTTTTTGTGTTTATATATTATTATATTATTTTCTTTCTCCAATTACTTTATCTTGAATGCTCTTTGGAACTTCTTCATAATGATCAAATTGCATTACATAATTTCCTCTACCTTGAGTCTTAGATCTTAATGTAGTAGCATATCCAAACATTTCTGAAAGTGGTACGAAGGCTCTTATTACTTCTGCACCTGCTCTTGGAGTCATTCCTTCTATTCTACCTCTTCTTGAGTTGATGTCACCTATTACATCACCCATATATTCTTCTGGTACAACTACTTCAACTTTCATTGAAGGTTCTAATAATACAGCGTCTGCTTTTGACATAGCATTTTTAAATGCCATAGAACCTGCAATTTTGAAGGCCATTTCTGATGAGTCAACATCATGGTATGATCCATCAAATAATTTAACTTTAAAGTTAATAACAGGGTATCCTGCAATTATACCGCTTTGTGAAGCTTCTTGAATACCATTGTCAATTGCTGGAATGTATTCTTTTGGTATTGATCCACCAACAATAGCATTTTCAAATTCGTATTCTCCTTCAGTTGGCATCATTTCAATCCAACAATGTCCGTATTGTCCACGTCCACCTGATTGTCTTACAAACTTACCTTCAGCCTTAACATGCTTTCTCACAGTTTCTTTGTAAGCAACTTGTGGTTGACCTACGTTACATTCAACTTTAAATTCTCTTATAAGTCTATCAACAATTATTTCAAGGTGAAGTTCTCCCATACCTGCTATAATTGTTTGACCTGTCTCTTGGTTTGTATATGTTCTAAATGTTGGATCTTCTTCTGCAAGTTTTGCTAAAGCTATACCCATCTTTTCTTGACCAGCTTTTGTTTTTGGTTCTATTGATACATCTATAACTGGTTCTGGGAATTCCATGTTCTCAAGTATAATTGGATCTGCATCATCACAAAGTGTATCTCCTGTAGTTGTATCTTTAAGACCAACTATAGCGCCTAAATCTCCAGCCTTTAATTCCTCAACTTCTTCTCTGTGATTAGCATGCATTTTTACTAATCTTCCTATTCTTTCTCTTTTACCCTTATTGGAGTTGAATACATATGTACCACTCTTCATTGTTCCAGAGTAAATTCTTGTAAATGCTAACTTACCAATGAATGGATCTGTAGCTATTTTGAATGCTAATGCTGCTAATGGAGCCTTTGCATCTGCTGGTCTTGTCATTTCTTCACCTGTTGTAGGTTCTGTTCCTTTTACATCTTCTATATCTAATGGTGAAGGCATGAATTCAATTATAGCATCTAGTAATAATTGAACACCTTTATTTTTGTAAGCTGATCCACAAAGAACTGGCACTATTTTGTTTGCTAAAACACCTTTTCTTAAAGCTACTTTTATTTCTTCTACAGAAATCTCTTCACCTTCTAAGTATTTCATCATTATGTCTTCATCTACTTCTGCAACAGCCTCTAATAACATTGTTCTGTATTCTTCAGCCATTTCTTTCATATCTTCTGGAATTTCTGTTTCATCCATTACAGTTCCTAAATCATCTTTGTAAATAATAGCATCATTTTTTACAAGATCTATAATTCCAGAGAATGAATCTTCTGCACCTATTGGTAATTGAAGTGGCACTGCATTTGCATGTAATCTTTCTCTTAGTGTTCCTACAGACATTAAGAAGTCTGCCCCTAATTTATCCATTTTATTTATAAATACCATTCTTGGTACCTTATAATTGTCTGCCTGTCTCCACACTGTTTCTGTTTGTGGTTCAACACCGCTTTTAGCATCTAATATTGTTACTGCACCGTCTAATACTCTCAAAGATCTTTCAACTTCAACTGTAAAATCTACGTGTCCTGGTGTATCTATTATGTTTACTTGATGGTCTTTCCAAAAACAAGTTGTTGCTGCAGATGTAATTGTTATACCTCTTTCTTGTTCTTGTTCCATCCAGTCCATTGTAGCTCCACCCTCATGAGTTTCACCTATTTTATGAGTTTTTCCTGTATAGAATAATATACGTTCTGTTGCTGTAGTTTTTCCTGCATCTATATGGGCCATAATTCCGATGTTACGAAATTTTGCCAATGGATATTCTTTGTTCGCCAATTGCTTTTCCTCCCATCGTTTCGAAATTCAAATTTGACAAAACTGTTTTGGCACAGCCAAAACAGTTTTGTATTAGTATCTGTAATGTGCGAAAGCTTTGTTTGCTTCTGCCATTTTGTGTGTGTCTTCTCTTTTCTTAACAGCTGCTCCAGTATTATTAGATGCGTCTAACAATTCTCCTGCTAGTCTTTCTCTCATGCTTCTTTCGCCTCTTTTTCTAGCAGCAATTAGCATCCATCTAATCCCTAAAGTCTGTCTTCTTTCTGGTCTAACTTCGATTGGAACTTGATATGTAGCTCCACCTATTCTTCTTGCTTTTACTTCAAGTAAAGGCATTATGTTATTCATGGCAGTTTCAAAAACTTCCATTGCATCCTTACCTGATTTTTCTGCTATTATTTCAAAAGCATCGTAGCATATTTTTTGTGCTACTCCTCTTTTACCATCTAGCATTATACTGTTTATTAATTTTGTAACAACCTTACTGTTATATAATGGATCTGGTAATACATCTCTCTTTGCTATATGTCCTTTTCTTGGCACTTTTCTTCCCTCCTTAACATTAAGTTTAAGTTCATAGGTACTCGACATAACCTAGCCGTAAAGCGCTCTGAACTTCTGCAAATTAATATAAACTCTATATCTATATAAACGCCGAAGACATAGCACTATCATTCTAAAAAATTACATCAAATACTGCGTACTATTTTTGCTTTGGTTTTTTAGCACCATATTTTGATCTGGATTGCATTCTATTAGCTACTCCAGCTGCATCTAATGCCCCTCTTACGATATGGTATCTTACACCTGGTAAGTCCTTAACTCTTCCACCTCTTATAAGAACAACACTATGTTCTTGTAAGTTGTGGCCTACTCCTGGTATGTAAGCTGTAACTTCATATCCATTTGTAAGTCTAATTCTAGCAACTTTTCTTAAGGCTGAGTTAGGTTTTTTAGGAGTTGTTGTTTTTACTACTGTACAAACTCCTCTTTTTTGTGGGCATTCTTTTAATGCTGGTGAGTCTGATGCTGATGCTATTGTCTTTCTGCCTTTTCTTACTAATTGGCTAATTGTTGGCATACGTGCACCTCCTTCATAATTAGATAAATAAATTATTCTATAAATATGCCAAATTGGCTACTTATTAGCTAATGTTTATTTCAGTAACGCCGCTGTGGCAGCACTTACATCAATACCACAAAGTCGTCCTAATTCTTTCATTGTATCAACCTTTATTATATCTATGGAATTCTCTTCAGCTAATTCTATAAGTGGTTTTATTAAACTTTCATCCGCATCCTTAGATACATACAAAGCTTTAACAGTATTGTTTTTTAAAGCCTTAACTGTTTGTTTAACCCCTACAACTTTATTGCCTTTAAGTCTGTCAATCATCGTTGACTTCCTCCCTAAATTCCATTAATAAGGAAACAAAGTAATAACTTTGCTTCCTATATTAAAATATATAACAGGTGTATTTTATCATTTTGAAAGTACAATGTCAATAAATTTATATATACTATACTTCTATTGAATCTATGGAATCTTCTTCAATATTTTCGTCATCAGTATTTATTTGAATAGATCTATATCTTGTCATACCTGTACCTGCAGGTATTAACTTACCAATAATTACATTTTCTTTCAAGCCTAATAGCGGATCAATCTTACCTTTGATAGCAGCATCTGTAAGAACTCTTGTAGTTTCTTGGAATGACGCAGCTGAAAGGAATGAATCTGTAGCCAGTGCAGCTTTTGTTATTCCTAATAAAGCTATTCTACCTACTGCTGGTTCTCCACCTTTTTCTAATATTTCTCTATTGGCTTCTTCAAAATCAAAAACATCTATCATTGTTCCAGGTAATAATTCAGTATCTCCTGAATCTTCAATTTTTATTTTTCTTGTCATTTGTCTTATAACTACTTCAAGATGTTTATCGTTTATATCAACACCTTGTAGTCTATAAACTTTTTGAACTTCTGATAAAAGATAATTTTTAACTCCGTCAACACCTTTTATTCTTAAAATATCATGTGGATTTATTGAACCTTCTGTTATTTCATCTCCTGCTGATATAATATCTCCATTTTTGACTTTTATTCTAGAACCAAATGGAATATCATAGGAAACTTCTTCACCGTCATCAGTTATAACTATTATTGTTCTTTTTTTCTTAGTTTCTTCCATTTTTACTGTTCCTGATACTTCACTTACAATAGCCAATCCTTTAGGTTTTCTAGCTTCAAAAAGCTCTTCAACTCTTGGAAGACCTTGAGTTATATCAGCTCCAGCAACACCACCTGTATGGAATGTTCTCATTGTAAGCTGAGTTCCTGGTTCTCCTATACTTTGAGCAGCAACAATCCCAACTGCTTCACCTATATGAATTTTTTGTGAAGTACCCATATTCATACCATAACATCTAGCACAAACACCATGTTTTGATTTACAAGTAAATACAGATCTTATTTTAACTTTTTTAATTCCTGCATCTGATACCTTCTGAGCTATATCTTCATCCATATATGTGTTTCTTTTTACT contains the following coding sequences:
- the rpsG gene encoding 30S ribosomal protein S7; the protein is MPRKGHIAKRDVLPDPLYNSKVVTKLINSIMLDGKRGVAQKICYDAFEIIAEKSGKDAMEVFETAMNNIMPLLEVKARRIGGATYQVPIEVRPERRQTLGIRWMLIAARKRGERSMRERLAGELLDASNNTGAAVKKREDTHKMAEANKAFAHYRY
- a CDS encoding ribosomal L7Ae/L30e/S12e/Gadd45 family protein codes for the protein MIDRLKGNKVVGVKQTVKALKNNTVKALYVSKDADESLIKPLIELAEENSIDIIKVDTMKELGRLCGIDVSAATAALLK
- the fusA gene encoding elongation factor G — translated: MANKEYPLAKFRNIGIMAHIDAGKTTATERILFYTGKTHKIGETHEGGATMDWMEQEQERGITITSAATTCFWKDHQVNIIDTPGHVDFTVEVERSLRVLDGAVTILDAKSGVEPQTETVWRQADNYKVPRMVFINKMDKLGADFLMSVGTLRERLHANAVPLQLPIGAEDSFSGIIDLVKNDAIIYKDDLGTVMDETEIPEDMKEMAEEYRTMLLEAVAEVDEDIMMKYLEGEEISVEEIKVALRKGVLANKIVPVLCGSAYKNKGVQLLLDAIIEFMPSPLDIEDVKGTEPTTGEEMTRPADAKAPLAALAFKIATDPFIGKLAFTRIYSGTMKSGTYVFNSNKGKRERIGRLVKMHANHREEVEELKAGDLGAIVGLKDTTTGDTLCDDADPIILENMEFPEPVIDVSIEPKTKAGQEKMGIALAKLAEEDPTFRTYTNQETGQTIIAGMGELHLEIIVDRLIREFKVECNVGQPQVAYKETVRKHVKAEGKFVRQSGGRGQYGHCWIEMMPTEGEYEFENAIVGGSIPKEYIPAIDNGIQEASQSGIIAGYPVINFKVKLFDGSYHDVDSSEMAFKIAGSMAFKNAMSKADAVLLEPSMKVEVVVPEEYMGDVIGDINSRRGRIEGMTPRAGAEVIRAFVPLSEMFGYATTLRSKTQGRGNYVMQFDHYEEVPKSIQDKVIGERK
- the rpsL gene encoding 30S ribosomal protein S12, translating into MPTISQLVRKGRKTIASASDSPALKECPQKRGVCTVVKTTTPKKPNSALRKVARIRLTNGYEVTAYIPGVGHNLQEHSVVLIRGGRVKDLPGVRYHIVRGALDAAGVANRMQSRSKYGAKKPKQK